The following proteins come from a genomic window of Chryseobacterium glaciei:
- a CDS encoding DCC1-like thiol-disulfide oxidoreductase family protein, producing MKTLKNHTLIYDNECPMCNIYSKGFTKCGMLDENGREAFTELSLKNKNLIDFKRAKNEIALVDHNKNEVIYGLDSLLLIIGNSFPLLEKIARIRPLYWFFKKLYSFVSYNRKQIIPSKKDDTDQSCIPDFNLKYRIAYITFVVFFSAYILSLFTVKLGLNLGHNFLREFIVCLGQIAWQTTFLKAYLKEKFWNYLGNMMTVSMIGTLLLIPVLFINLNPIFNIIYFGIVVSIMFLEHLRRCKILKLNYLPTISWTLFRMTALAIIIWLNF from the coding sequence AACTTTAAAAAACCACACCCTCATCTACGACAATGAATGCCCCATGTGCAACATCTATTCAAAAGGTTTTACAAAATGCGGAATGCTTGATGAAAACGGAAGAGAAGCCTTTACAGAATTGTCTTTGAAGAATAAAAATTTAATAGATTTCAAACGTGCAAAAAACGAAATCGCTTTGGTCGATCACAACAAAAACGAAGTGATTTACGGATTAGATAGTTTATTATTAATTATTGGAAATTCCTTCCCATTATTAGAAAAAATTGCCAGAATACGACCTCTGTATTGGTTTTTCAAAAAGCTGTATTCTTTTGTTTCTTACAATCGAAAACAGATCATTCCATCAAAAAAAGATGATACAGACCAATCTTGTATTCCTGATTTTAATTTGAAATACAGAATCGCATACATTACATTCGTTGTATTTTTCTCAGCTTATATTTTGAGTTTGTTTACAGTAAAATTAGGATTGAATCTAGGACATAATTTTTTAAGAGAATTTATAGTTTGTTTAGGTCAAATTGCTTGGCAAACTACATTTTTAAAAGCTTATTTAAAAGAAAAATTTTGGAATTATCTTGGTAATATGATGACCGTTTCAATGATTGGAACATTACTTTTAATTCCTGTTTTATTCATCAACTTAAATCCAATTTTCAACATTATTTACTTCGGAATCGTAGTTTCCATAATGTTTTTGGAGCATTTGAGAAGGTGCAAAATTTTAAAATTAAATTATCTTCCAACAATTTCCTGGACTCTTTTCAGAATGACAGCTTTAGCAATAATTATTTGGTTAAATTTTTAA
- a CDS encoding SRPBCC family protein, whose product MSTIHLKTIIKADIHTVFDLARDIDLHQKSTFKTGEKAIAGRTSGLIEEGETVTWRAKHLGIYQTHTSKIVSMEKPYQFTDMMLKGTFKSFKHQHIFNQEGKNTIMTDILEFESPFGIIGKLFNHFFLKNYMKNFLVERNKLIKITAESKSHKVAT is encoded by the coding sequence ATGTCAACAATCCATTTAAAAACAATCATCAAAGCCGATATTCACACCGTTTTCGATTTAGCAAGAGACATTGATTTACATCAAAAATCAACTTTCAAAACAGGCGAAAAAGCAATTGCAGGGAGAACTTCAGGATTAATTGAAGAAGGCGAAACGGTGACCTGGCGGGCAAAACATTTAGGTATTTATCAAACACACACTTCAAAGATTGTCAGCATGGAAAAACCTTATCAATTCACAGATATGATGTTGAAAGGAACTTTTAAATCATTTAAACATCAACATATTTTTAACCAAGAGGGCAAAAACACAATAATGACTGACATTCTCGAATTTGAATCTCCATTTGGAATCATTGGAAAACTTTTCAACCATTTTTTTCTTAAAAATTATATGAAAAATTTTCTGGTAGAACGAAATAAATTAATCAAAATTACGGCAGAATCTAAGAGCCACAAAGTGGCGACTTAA
- a CDS encoding YqjF family protein: MNFLKAEWRKLAIINYEINPEILLKYLPEGTELDFYKEKCYVSLVGFMFLNTKLLGFPIPFHRNFEEVNLRFYVKKKEGNEYKRGVVFIKEIVPKPALSFVANSIYKENYKTMPMKNFINEKDGELLIKYSWKDKTWHSIEITAENEPLPMENNSEFEFITEHYFGFTKRENKTSEYEVCHPKWNYYLVKNHQLEIDFNKIYGKDFEFLNDQKPISVMLAEGSEIQVKTKKYLA; encoded by the coding sequence ATGAACTTCCTAAAAGCCGAATGGCGAAAATTAGCAATCATAAACTACGAAATCAATCCAGAAATTCTATTAAAATATCTTCCTGAAGGCACAGAACTCGATTTTTATAAAGAAAAATGTTACGTAAGCTTGGTTGGTTTTATGTTTTTAAACACAAAATTATTAGGGTTTCCAATTCCTTTTCACAGAAATTTTGAAGAAGTCAATTTGAGATTTTATGTAAAGAAAAAAGAAGGTAATGAGTATAAAAGAGGTGTAGTTTTCATCAAAGAAATTGTTCCGAAACCTGCTTTGAGTTTTGTCGCGAATTCAATTTACAAAGAAAATTACAAAACAATGCCGATGAAAAATTTTATTAATGAAAAAGATGGAGAACTATTAATAAAATACTCTTGGAAAGATAAAACTTGGCATTCTATAGAAATCACAGCTGAAAACGAACCATTACCAATGGAAAATAATTCAGAATTTGAATTTATTACCGAACATTATTTCGGTTTCACAAAAAGAGAAAATAAAACCTCAGAATACGAAGTCTGTCATCCAAAATGGAATTATTATTTAGTCAAAAATCATCAGCTCGAAATTGATTTTAATAAGATCTACGGAAAAGATTTTGAATTTTTAAATGATCAAAAGCCAATTTCCGTAATGCTTGCAGAAGGCTCTGAAATACAAGTTAAAACTAAGAAATATCTGGCTTAA
- a CDS encoding TIGR01777 family oxidoreductase, with protein MKIIIAAGTGFLGKNLEKYFTEKGNEVYILTRNPKRKNEIHWDAKTLGEWENLLENSDVLINLAGKSVDCRYTEKNKKEIYSSRIESTRVLQQAVDQCVNKPKVWLNASSATIYTHSETQLNTEENGIIGDDFSMNICKSWEKEFFTIKNENVRKVALRTSIVLGNNGGAFPKLKLITKLGLGGKQGRGNQNVSWIHIDDFCKAIEHIIDNENIFGVINITAPNPLSNEEFMRKLRKEMKIPFGLNAPVWQLEIASIFLKTETELLLKSRNVYPEKLIKNGFEFSYPNIESAFRNLI; from the coding sequence ATGAAAATAATCATCGCCGCCGGAACCGGATTTCTCGGAAAAAATCTTGAAAAATATTTTACAGAAAAAGGAAATGAAGTTTATATTTTAACAAGAAATCCGAAACGTAAAAACGAAATTCATTGGGATGCCAAAACTTTAGGCGAATGGGAAAATTTGCTTGAAAATTCTGATGTTTTAATCAATCTCGCAGGAAAATCTGTCGATTGTCGATATACCGAGAAAAACAAAAAGGAAATTTATTCTTCAAGAATTGAAAGTACAAGAGTTCTTCAACAAGCCGTTGATCAATGTGTTAATAAACCTAAAGTTTGGTTGAATGCAAGTTCAGCAACAATTTACACACACTCAGAAACACAATTAAATACAGAAGAAAACGGAATCATTGGTGACGATTTTTCCATGAATATCTGCAAAAGCTGGGAAAAAGAATTTTTTACTATTAAAAATGAAAATGTACGAAAAGTAGCGTTACGAACTTCAATTGTTTTAGGTAATAATGGGGGTGCTTTTCCAAAATTAAAATTAATTACAAAATTAGGATTGGGCGGAAAACAGGGAAGAGGAAATCAAAATGTAAGCTGGATTCACATCGATGATTTTTGTAAAGCGATCGAACACATTATTGATAACGAAAATATATTCGGAGTAATCAACATAACTGCTCCAAATCCTTTATCTAACGAAGAATTTATGAGGAAATTAAGAAAAGAAATGAAAATCCCATTTGGATTAAATGCTCCTGTTTGGCAATTAGAAATAGCGTCAATTTTCTTAAAAACCGAAACAGAATTATTATTAAAAAGCAGAAACGTTTATCCCGAAAAATTAATCAAAAACGGATTTGAATTTTCTTATCCAAATATCGAATCTGCATTTAGAAATTTGATTTAA